The window AGGGGCTGGACGAGGCATTGTAGATGGTCAGGCTCCAGTCAGGATTCAGGCTGGAGACCATGACGCGCGGGTAGAGCCCTCGGAAGATCGTGGTCATGGACAGGATGATCGTCAGCGTGGTCATGACAAAGGCCCAGCCATGACGACCTCTTCGGACGAGAGGGTAGACCGCTATGAGGGTGACCACGCTGCCCACCGCGCTGATGCCCGGATTCACGCCCAGCCGGATGAAAATGTCCGTCGCAAAGTATCCCGCGATCCCGAAGAGTAGAACGATGGCCATACAGGGGATGCTGAGCCTCAAGGCGATGGCGTGTGCCCGTTCCGAGATCTCTTCGTCGGCCTTCAGGGCCAGGAAAAGGGCTCCATGCAGCGTGAAGACGGCGAGGGAGGACAGCCCGCCCAGCAGCGCGTACGGGTTGAGCAGGTTCCAGAAACCGCCGACGTAGTTCATGTCGGCGTCAATGGGCACCCCGCGAACCAGGTTCCCGAAGGCCACCCCCCACAGCAGCGCGGGCACGAGGCTTCCGATGAAGATC is drawn from Chloroflexota bacterium and contains these coding sequences:
- the cydB gene encoding cytochrome d ubiquinol oxidase subunit II, which produces MDLNTVWFLLIGVLFTGFFVLEGFDYGVGILLPLLGKSDDDRRIIINTIGPFWDGNEVWLITAGGAMFAAFPHWYATLFSGFYLALVLMLLALIVRGVAFEFRSKDKDPRWRSLWDRMIFIGSLVPALLWGVAFGNLVRGVPIDADMNYVGGFWNLLNPYALLGGLSSLAVFTLHGALFLALKADEEISERAHAIALRLSIPCMAIVLLFGIAGYFATDIFIRLGVNPGISAVGSVVTLIAVYPLVRRGRHGWAFVMTTLTIILSMTTIFRGLYPRVMVSSLNPDWSLTIYNASSSPYTLKVMTIIALTLVPIVLIYQGWTYWVFRGRITREQHLEY